In Chloroflexota bacterium, a single genomic region encodes these proteins:
- the rny gene encoding ribonuclease Y, translating into MEIIGVVIVALLAALLGAVVGGLAIRRGIISRAAEREAAAAQIVMEAEGKGKELLLEAKEEAIRVRSLAENEIRSQRGELKAESQRLRAKEESLDRKLDSLDSRESRLSEREREIEARSREVDELRAGQRRELERVAQMSTEEARGVLLGQLEGEMREEAARQARYIVNQARANADEEARRLITLAVQRLAGDHIGETTVTTVPIPNEEMKGRIIGREGRNIRALEAATGVDLIIDETPDAVMISGFDPIRREVARVALQQLVADGRIHPARIEEVVAKATVQVEEGILAAGEEAALEAGVHGLHPEVLKVFGRMKYRTSYGQNQLRHSVEAAQIARMLACELGADAEVAARATLLHDLGKVMTHEVEGPHHVIGADFVRRFGESQRVVDAIIEHHDTDPEAVSLEAVIVQAADAISGARPGARHESVEHYIKRLEALEQVANSFQGVEKSFAIQAGREVRIIVKPEEVDDLGSIRLARDIAKKIEETLQYPGQVRVTVVRETRAFEIAR; encoded by the coding sequence GTGGAGATCATCGGAGTCGTGATCGTGGCTCTCCTGGCGGCGCTGCTGGGCGCGGTGGTTGGGGGGCTTGCGATTCGCCGCGGGATTATCAGTCGTGCAGCTGAGCGTGAGGCGGCGGCTGCGCAAATCGTGATGGAAGCTGAGGGGAAAGGCAAAGAGCTGCTTCTCGAGGCAAAGGAAGAGGCAATTCGGGTTCGGAGTCTGGCCGAGAACGAGATTCGGTCGCAGCGCGGCGAGCTGAAGGCGGAAAGTCAGCGGCTCCGCGCCAAGGAAGAGTCACTCGACCGCAAGCTTGATTCGTTGGATAGCCGCGAGAGCAGGCTCTCGGAGCGCGAACGGGAGATCGAAGCTCGAAGCCGGGAGGTGGACGAGCTCCGCGCAGGCCAACGCCGCGAGCTGGAGCGCGTGGCGCAAATGTCCACCGAGGAGGCGCGTGGCGTGCTGCTCGGGCAGCTTGAAGGCGAGATGCGGGAGGAGGCCGCACGACAGGCCCGGTACATCGTCAATCAAGCGCGGGCCAACGCCGACGAAGAGGCGCGCCGGCTGATCACGCTGGCCGTGCAGCGACTCGCGGGAGATCACATCGGCGAGACGACCGTCACGACGGTGCCGATACCCAATGAGGAGATGAAGGGGCGCATCATCGGCCGCGAGGGTCGAAACATCAGGGCGCTCGAGGCAGCCACAGGCGTCGATCTGATCATCGACGAAACGCCCGACGCGGTGATGATCAGCGGGTTTGACCCGATTCGTCGCGAGGTCGCGCGCGTCGCACTGCAGCAGCTCGTCGCAGATGGACGGATCCACCCCGCACGAATCGAGGAGGTTGTCGCCAAGGCCACCGTGCAGGTGGAGGAAGGCATCTTGGCGGCGGGCGAGGAGGCAGCGCTCGAAGCAGGCGTGCACGGGCTGCACCCGGAGGTTCTCAAAGTCTTCGGCCGGATGAAGTATCGGACGAGCTACGGCCAGAACCAGCTCCGTCACTCGGTCGAGGCCGCCCAAATCGCGCGCATGCTGGCGTGCGAGCTCGGGGCAGACGCGGAGGTCGCCGCGCGAGCCACGCTCTTGCACGATCTCGGGAAAGTCATGACCCACGAGGTCGAGGGCCCGCACCACGTGATCGGCGCCGACTTTGTCCGCCGATTTGGCGAGTCACAGCGCGTGGTTGACGCCATCATCGAGCACCACGATACGGATCCGGAAGCGGTGAGTCTCGAAGCCGTGATCGTGCAGGCCGCGGACGCCATCAGCGGGGCGAGGCCGGGCGCCCGGCACGAGAGCGTCGAGCACTACATCAAGCGCCTCGAGGCGTTGGAGCAGGTTGCGAACTCGTTCCAGGGCGTCGAGAAGAGCTTCGCAATCCAGGCAGGCCGCGAAGTGCGTATTATTGTCAAACCGGAGGAGGTCGATGATCTCGGGTCCATTCGCTTGGCCCGGGACATCGCCAAGAAGATCGAGGAAACCCTTCAGTATCCGGGTCAGGTTCGTGTCACGGTCGTTCGCGAAACTCGCGCCTTCGAGATCGCTCGATAG
- a CDS encoding histidine kinase N-terminal domain-containing protein, which yields MESSKLLGTYDGCTDLEPEDRAYLERILKALPLLADIAHADLLVCARAGDDAVVVSHAAPNPVPSLYPRSQTGHRFLRRDRNRIFRVLQDRKEHALVSGTLVWGAPTLQEVFPVRDRSNRLIAAVSSNRNLLEHERFQRRDAQFRSMVARVLDQGFSGRLNGAENLGRFTEHDGVLTVDNRGIIRYMNSLAENQYRRVGYVDSLLGQQISELDTNEYICFRSMESGVCLEQRVTEQDQVWIKRALPLLPALPSGPWWRHKPVDTQPSGAVVFIQDITDEVRREQELKAKSAMIQEVHHRVKNNLQTVAFLLRMAARRATSPEASETLRQTMGRILSIAVVHEFLSRGDQSEIDIRDVCARIVAEARGSAPERTKGLEITLAGESFSLPAQQATSCALAVNELLQNAVEHAFPDRTDGHIHICLDETDASMVIRIADDGIGLPRGFNPAESSALGLKIVQTLVRDDLRGQLNFCSAQGVTAAIFIPKDLCSRLR from the coding sequence GTGGAGAGCAGTAAGCTCTTAGGCACCTACGACGGGTGCACCGACCTCGAGCCGGAGGACCGGGCCTACCTCGAGCGGATCCTCAAGGCGCTGCCGCTGCTGGCTGATATCGCCCATGCGGACCTTCTGGTGTGCGCGCGCGCCGGCGACGACGCGGTGGTCGTGTCGCATGCCGCGCCCAATCCCGTTCCGTCTTTGTATCCGCGCTCTCAGACAGGACACCGATTCTTGCGCCGCGATCGAAATCGCATCTTTCGTGTTCTCCAGGACCGCAAGGAGCACGCGCTGGTGAGCGGCACGCTGGTCTGGGGTGCGCCAACCCTCCAGGAGGTCTTCCCTGTCCGCGATCGTTCGAATCGACTGATCGCGGCAGTCAGTAGCAACCGCAACCTTTTGGAGCACGAGCGCTTTCAGCGCCGCGATGCGCAATTTCGCTCGATGGTTGCGCGCGTGTTGGACCAGGGCTTCTCGGGCCGACTCAATGGCGCCGAGAATCTGGGCCGATTCACCGAGCACGACGGAGTCCTCACCGTCGACAATCGTGGGATCATTCGATACATGAATTCGCTTGCTGAGAACCAATACCGGCGAGTGGGGTACGTGGACAGTCTGCTGGGCCAGCAGATTTCCGAGCTGGACACCAATGAGTACATCTGCTTTCGAAGCATGGAAAGCGGCGTGTGTCTCGAGCAGCGTGTCACCGAACAGGACCAGGTCTGGATAAAGCGAGCGCTTCCACTTCTACCCGCTTTGCCGTCTGGGCCGTGGTGGCGACATAAGCCGGTCGATACGCAGCCATCGGGCGCCGTCGTGTTTATCCAGGACATCACGGATGAGGTCCGGCGCGAGCAGGAGCTGAAGGCCAAGTCGGCGATGATCCAGGAGGTCCACCACCGCGTGAAGAACAATCTCCAAACGGTGGCGTTCCTCTTGCGAATGGCGGCGCGGCGGGCGACATCTCCCGAGGCTAGCGAAACCCTCCGCCAGACGATGGGGCGAATCCTGAGCATCGCGGTCGTGCACGAGTTCCTCTCCCGCGGGGACCAGAGCGAGATTGACATTCGCGACGTTTGCGCCCGAATCGTGGCGGAGGCGCGCGGCAGCGCTCCCGAGAGGACAAAGGGGCTGGAGATCACACTTGCGGGCGAATCGTTCTCGTTGCCAGCTCAGCAGGCCACCTCATGCGCCCTCGCGGTCAACGAGCTGTTGCAGAATGCTGTCGAGCACGCGTTTCCCGATCGCACCGACGGCCACATTCACATTTGCCTGGACGAGACTGACGCGAGCATGGTGATCAGGATCGCCGATGATGGCATCGGGCTACCGCGCGGCTTCAACCCGGCCGAAAGCTCCGCCCTCGGGCTCAAGATCGTGCAGACGTTGGTTCGCGACGATCTTCGCGGACAGCTGAACTTTTGCAGCGCGCAGGGTGTGACCGCGGCGATCTTTATTCCCAAGGACCTCTGCTCTCGGTTGCGATAG
- a CDS encoding response regulator gives MAPTRIVIAEDEAIPRFGLREMLEDQGYLVIGEASDGRSAVDIARDLRPDLVIMDIMMPELDGISASQLLAEEKIAPVLLVTAYNDRDLVGRATEAGVFAYVSKPFTEAQLIPQIEIALARFREFQDLVEQADDAKSALETRKIVDRAKVVLMQTEGLSEADAYRHIQRTSMNNRRPMRDVAESIIQSHSTG, from the coding sequence ATGGCGCCCACCCGAATTGTCATCGCGGAAGACGAAGCGATTCCACGATTTGGTCTGCGTGAGATGCTCGAGGACCAGGGCTACCTGGTGATCGGTGAGGCCTCGGATGGCCGAAGTGCCGTTGACATCGCGCGCGACCTGCGTCCCGATCTCGTCATCATGGACATCATGATGCCCGAGTTGGACGGCATCAGCGCCTCGCAACTGCTTGCCGAAGAAAAGATCGCGCCCGTGCTCCTCGTAACCGCGTACAACGACCGCGACCTCGTCGGGCGCGCAACGGAGGCCGGTGTTTTCGCCTACGTATCGAAGCCGTTCACCGAGGCGCAGCTCATCCCGCAGATCGAGATTGCACTGGCCCGGTTTCGGGAATTTCAGGATCTCGTGGAACAAGCCGACGATGCGAAGTCAGCGCTTGAGACGCGGAAGATCGTGGATCGGGCAAAGGTTGTGCTCATGCAGACAGAGGGCCTCAGCGAAGCAGACGCCTACCGCCACATCCAGCGCACCAGCATGAACAACCGCCGGCCCATGCGCGACGTGGCAGAGTCCATCATTCAGAGCCACTCGACCGGCTGA
- a CDS encoding glycosyl hydrolase family 18 protein yields the protein MTQLARLLVGLIMLGISHGGPPPEVATRHHVPGDQSVRAVIAPRDVPDVAPSDVAVAAEESDSDPGVWASAVRGLPMGRPLRLAYYFPQDSASFDSLRANIRHLDVVAPHWLTIDATGSVESIEGPQAVAFLHGSSALVLPSVALTSKRAGHAIVTDAEVQSEALGELVAAAEPWDGLALDFEGLDPDDRGALSDFINQLGTSLHEQRKLFAIALPAKTRDTTTGWAGAYDYAAIASSADLFLVMAYGFRTGSSGTPGSTAPLPWVDASMAYAASVIDPNRLILGVPFYGYDWNVTRGPPARALRYRDVRDLLDRTGAVPYIDPESASATFEYFDGEQQHEVWYEDERSLAAKLNLVRKYALRGVGAWRLGQEDPKAWVVWDQVMAVPFVNAQLP from the coding sequence TTGACACAACTGGCGCGCCTGCTCGTCGGGCTCATTATGCTCGGCATCTCGCACGGTGGTCCGCCCCCCGAGGTGGCAACCAGGCACCACGTTCCTGGTGACCAATCGGTGCGCGCGGTCATCGCGCCGCGCGACGTCCCGGATGTGGCGCCGTCCGACGTCGCCGTCGCGGCGGAGGAGTCAGACAGCGATCCAGGCGTGTGGGCCTCGGCGGTCCGTGGGCTTCCAATGGGCCGGCCGCTTCGGCTCGCGTACTACTTCCCGCAGGATTCCGCGTCGTTCGACTCTCTCCGCGCAAACATTCGACATCTGGACGTCGTCGCGCCGCACTGGCTCACCATCGACGCGACGGGGTCCGTTGAGTCCATCGAGGGTCCTCAAGCCGTCGCGTTTCTTCACGGCTCGAGCGCCCTCGTCTTGCCGTCGGTTGCGCTGACGAGTAAGCGCGCCGGCCATGCGATCGTCACCGACGCGGAGGTCCAGAGCGAAGCGTTGGGCGAGCTGGTAGCCGCGGCGGAGCCCTGGGATGGCCTCGCGCTTGATTTCGAAGGCCTCGACCCAGACGATCGCGGAGCGCTATCCGATTTCATCAACCAACTTGGGACGAGTCTGCACGAGCAACGAAAACTCTTTGCCATCGCTCTTCCGGCGAAGACGCGCGACACAACGACGGGGTGGGCCGGCGCGTACGACTACGCGGCCATCGCGAGTTCGGCCGATCTCTTCCTCGTGATGGCTTACGGGTTCCGCACGGGAAGCAGCGGGACGCCCGGCTCGACGGCGCCGCTTCCGTGGGTCGATGCGAGCATGGCTTACGCGGCCTCCGTGATCGATCCGAACCGCCTGATTCTCGGCGTCCCGTTCTACGGCTACGACTGGAACGTGACGCGCGGACCGCCGGCACGAGCACTGCGGTACCGTGACGTTCGAGATCTCCTCGATCGCACCGGCGCTGTCCCCTACATCGATCCGGAGTCCGCCTCGGCCACCTTCGAATACTTCGATGGCGAGCAGCAGCATGAGGTGTGGTACGAGGACGAGCGGTCCCTCGCCGCGAAGCTCAACCTCGTGCGGAAGTACGCCCTGCGCGGCGTTGGGGCCTGGCGCCTGGGCCAAGAGGACCCGAAGGCTTGGGTCGTATGGGACCAGGTCATGGCGGTGCCCTTCGTCAATGCGCAGCTTCCCTGA
- a CDS encoding malate dehydrogenase gives MKLTMIGAGRVGTTTVFELQQEGGFTEIVLLDIMEEKAWGEALDFRHGASRAPRCDISAHGKDYAASRDSDMIIITAGIPRAPGQSRLDLLKANVEAMGPILAEVGKVNRNAILLMVANPVDVLTYQAVKALGWPADRVFGLGNVLDTVRFRSLLAERLGVHGGQISVYMLGEHGDSMQAVTANASVAGIPLKQFPGYSDEILKDVIEQTRIGGAEVIRTKGGTFYAVAPSICWVVQSVLRDSKEILPISSLLTGQHGISNICVSLPCVVGAGGRERVLEIPLTGEELAGVQNSARILRESADAVGLR, from the coding sequence ATGAAGCTAACCATGATCGGCGCGGGCCGGGTTGGCACGACCACGGTGTTCGAGCTGCAGCAGGAGGGCGGGTTCACCGAGATCGTGCTTCTCGACATCATGGAAGAGAAAGCATGGGGCGAAGCGCTGGACTTCCGGCACGGCGCATCCCGCGCGCCCCGATGCGACATCTCCGCCCACGGCAAGGACTACGCGGCGTCGCGAGATTCCGACATGATCATTATCACCGCCGGAATTCCCCGTGCGCCCGGGCAATCCAGGCTCGACCTCTTGAAGGCGAACGTCGAAGCGATGGGGCCGATCCTCGCGGAGGTCGGAAAGGTCAACCGAAACGCCATCTTGCTGATGGTCGCGAATCCGGTCGACGTGCTCACGTACCAGGCGGTGAAGGCCCTCGGGTGGCCGGCCGATCGCGTATTCGGGCTGGGGAACGTCCTCGACACCGTACGGTTCCGATCGCTGCTGGCGGAGAGGCTTGGCGTCCACGGCGGCCAGATTAGCGTCTACATGTTGGGCGAACACGGCGATAGCATGCAGGCGGTCACCGCAAACGCCAGTGTCGCCGGCATCCCGCTCAAGCAGTTTCCCGGATATTCCGATGAGATTTTGAAGGATGTGATCGAGCAAACGCGCATCGGCGGGGCGGAAGTCATTCGCACGAAGGGTGGGACCTTCTACGCCGTTGCGCCCTCGATCTGCTGGGTCGTCCAGTCGGTCCTTCGCGATAGCAAGGAGATACTGCCGATCTCCTCATTGCTCACCGGTCAGCACGGCATCTCCAACATCTGCGTGTCCCTCCCCTGCGTGGTGGGCGCTGGCGGCAGAGAGCGGGTCCTCGAGATTCCCCTTACCGGAGAGGAGCTGGCCGGAGTACAAAACTCGGCGCGCATCTTGCGCGAGTCGGCGGACGCGGTCGGGCTCCGCTGA
- a CDS encoding isocitrate/isopropylmalate dehydrogenase family protein, whose protein sequence is MAYRITLIPGDGTGPEIVEATRRVLEATGVAFDWEVHEAGDEVLAREGTPLPDSVLESIRKNKVALKGPITTPVGTGFRSVNVALRQALDLYANVRPCRTYRGVRSRYQDVDVVIVRENTEDLYAGIEFEQGTDQTRRLIDILTEMSGQQIRPDSAISIKPISIYGTQRIVRYAFDYARRNRRRKVTAVHKANIMKYTDGLFLEVATEVAKEYPDIQYENLIVDNMCMQLVQKPELYDVLVLPNLYGDIVSDLAAGLVGGLGVAPGANVGEIGAVFEPIHGSAPKYAGQNKVNPTATILSGALMLRHLNEVDAAERVEKAIAMVIDEGKDVTYDLKPRPDDPSAVGTAQFADAVIAAMRKL, encoded by the coding sequence ATGGCATACCGCATCACCCTGATCCCTGGCGATGGGACAGGACCGGAAATCGTGGAGGCGACACGCCGCGTCCTGGAGGCCACCGGGGTGGCTTTCGATTGGGAAGTTCATGAGGCGGGCGATGAGGTTCTTGCGCGAGAAGGAACTCCCCTGCCCGATTCTGTGCTCGAGTCAATTCGGAAGAACAAAGTGGCGTTGAAGGGGCCGATCACAACACCCGTGGGCACCGGCTTTCGAAGCGTCAACGTCGCTCTGCGCCAAGCCCTGGACCTGTATGCGAACGTTCGCCCATGCAGGACCTATCGCGGTGTGCGCTCCCGATATCAGGACGTGGATGTCGTGATCGTTCGGGAGAATACCGAGGATCTGTACGCGGGAATCGAGTTCGAGCAGGGCACTGACCAGACCAGGCGCCTGATCGACATCCTGACTGAGATGAGCGGCCAGCAGATCCGGCCTGACTCCGCCATCAGCATCAAGCCGATCTCCATCTATGGAACGCAGCGAATCGTCCGGTATGCCTTCGATTACGCGCGGCGGAACCGAAGGCGCAAGGTCACGGCCGTGCATAAGGCCAATATCATGAAATACACGGACGGGCTGTTTCTCGAGGTCGCGACCGAGGTTGCGAAAGAGTACCCGGACATTCAGTACGAGAACCTGATCGTCGACAACATGTGCATGCAGCTCGTGCAAAAGCCGGAGCTCTACGACGTGCTGGTATTGCCCAACCTGTACGGCGATATCGTGTCTGATCTCGCGGCCGGCCTCGTGGGCGGGCTCGGCGTTGCGCCCGGAGCGAATGTCGGCGAGATCGGCGCGGTCTTCGAGCCGATCCACGGGAGCGCGCCAAAATATGCGGGCCAGAACAAGGTCAATCCCACCGCGACGATCCTATCTGGCGCCCTCATGCTGCGGCATCTCAATGAAGTTGATGCCGCCGAGCGCGTCGAAAAGGCGATCGCGATGGTGATCGACGAGGGGAAGGACGTGACCTACGACTTGAAGCCACGGCCTGACGATCCGAGCGCCGTGGGCACGGCGCAGTTCGCCGATGCCGTCATCGCGGCGATGCGGAAGCTCTGA
- a CDS encoding zinc ribbon domain-containing protein, translating to MQPIEDILIQAERIVRVGLTILFTYFIALWIAAVWWTFQDIRSRTTDVALQIAATLLVVVFNFPGLLVYFMLRPQRTVAELYSQSLEEEALYWSMNDRPVCPSCQEPVEADFLFCPWCQARLRQPCQRCERPILLRWRLCPYCGTPPTLASAAPATATEVGRELVKPIRDPATS from the coding sequence GTGCAGCCGATTGAAGACATCCTGATCCAAGCTGAGCGCATCGTTCGCGTCGGCCTCACGATTCTCTTCACGTACTTCATTGCGCTGTGGATCGCGGCGGTCTGGTGGACGTTCCAGGACATCCGATCCCGCACCACGGACGTCGCCCTCCAGATCGCGGCAACGCTTCTGGTCGTGGTCTTCAACTTCCCTGGGCTGCTGGTCTATTTCATGCTTCGCCCGCAGCGAACAGTAGCCGAGCTGTACAGCCAGTCCCTGGAAGAAGAAGCGCTCTACTGGTCGATGAACGACCGTCCCGTTTGTCCGTCCTGCCAGGAGCCGGTCGAAGCGGACTTTCTTTTCTGTCCTTGGTGCCAGGCGCGCTTGCGACAGCCGTGCCAGCGTTGCGAGCGCCCGATTCTGCTTCGCTGGCGACTCTGCCCCTACTGCGGGACGCCCCCCACCCTTGCCTCGGCTGCGCCGGCGACTGCCACCGAGGTGGGGCGAGAGCTGGTCAAGCCGATTCGAGACCCGGCCACATCTTGA